The Synchiropus splendidus isolate RoL2022-P1 chromosome 11, RoL_Sspl_1.0, whole genome shotgun sequence genome contains a region encoding:
- the maea gene encoding E3 ubiquitin-protein transferase MAEA, translating to MAVQETASQLSMALKVQEYPTLKVPYETLNKRFRAAQKNIDRETSHVTMVVAELEKTLSSFPVVDSVVSLLDGVVEKLSALKRKAAESIQAEDESAKLCKRRIEHLKEHSSDQPASVNLWKKKRMDRMMVEHLLRCGYYNTAVKLARQSGIEDLVNIEMFLTAKEVEESLERQETATCLAWCHDNKSRLRKMKSCLEFSLRIQEFIELIRQNKRMDAVRHARKHFSQAEGGQLDEVRQVMGMLAFPSDTHISPYRDLLDPARWRMLIQQFRYDNYRLHQLGNNSVFTITLQAGLSAIKTPQCYKEDGTSKNPDCPVCSKSLNKLAQPLPMAHCANSRLVCKISGEVMNENNPPMMLPNGYVYGYNSLLSIRQDDKVICPRTKEVFNFSQAEKVYIM from the exons ATGGCGGTGCAAGAGACAGCATCTCAACTCTCCATGGCTCTTAAAGTACAAGAATACCCCACGCTGAAG GTTCCCTATGAGACCCTGAACAAACGTTTCAGAGCTGCACAGAAGAACATTGACCGCGAGACCAGCCATGTGACCATGGTGGTGGCTGAGCTGGAGAAGACACTCAGCAGCTTCCCAGTGGTGGACTCGGTTGTGTCGTTGCTGGACGGTGTGGTGGAGAAGCTCAGTGCTCTCAAAAGAAAG GCTGCTGAGTCCATCCAAGCTGAAGATGAAAGCGCCAAACTGTGCAAACGACGCATTGAGCACCTGAAGGAGCACAGCAGCGATCAGCCTGCGTCCGTCAATTTGTGGAAGAAGAAACGCATGGACCGCATGATGGTGGAGCACCTGCTGCGCTGCGGATACTACAACACAGCCGTGAAGCTGGCCAGACAGAGTGGTATCGAG GACCTAGTGAACATCGAGATGTTCCTCACAGCcaaggaggtggaggagtctCTGGAGAGGCAGGAGACGGCTACTTGTCTGGCCTGGTGCCATGACAACAAGTCTCGCCTCCGCAAGATGAAG AGCTGTCTGGAGTTCAGTCTGAGAATCCAGGAGTTCATCGAGCTGATACGGCAGAACAAACGAATGGACGCTGTGAG ACACGCACggaaacacttcagccaggcagaaggtggacagTTGGATGAGGTCCGGCAGGTGATGGGGATGCTGGCCTTCCCATCGGACACACACATCTCTCCTTACAGG GACCTGTTGGATCCAGCCCGCTGGAGGATGCTGATCCAGCAGTTCCGCTATGACAACTACAGACTTCACCAACTGGGGAACAACTCAGTCTTCACCATCACTCTGCAGGCCGGTCTGTCTGCCATCAAGACACC TCAGTGCTACAAGGAGGATGGGACCTCCAAGAACCCCGACTGCCCTGTCTGCAGTAAATCCCTAAACAAGTTGGCCCAGCCTCTTCCTATGGCCCACTGTGCCAACTCTAGACTAGTGTGCAAGATCTCTGGAGAggtgatgaatgaaaacaaccCTCCAATGATGCTGCCTAACGGATATGTGTACGGCTACAAC TCCCTGCTGTCCATCCGCCAGGACGACAAGGTGATATGCCCCCGAACCAAAGAGGTCTTCAActtctctcaggctgagaagGTCTATATAATGTGA